In the Silene latifolia isolate original U9 population chromosome 1, ASM4854445v1, whole genome shotgun sequence genome, catgcatttccattatctcaatatattctccaaaccctaactcgctaaaacatgctcgatccgtctcaaggacgccaaagaagatggaaatgaaataattagaaacacatacatggaaatgaaataattagcagatctttgaacggaacctaatggtcgataaaaacacatacattgaaatgaaataattagaacaataaaataatgacgatgaaacaaacctgataattacagaacgtacgtaaagagacgatgaaatcaacagtgacggcgagaagataaagcgacgatgagaaagagagaaagagacgatgagaaagtgtgtgttttgtgtttgtgtttggtttattctttctttgggtttgtgtttgtgtattaaggtttgtgttttgtggtctgcagagacttgtgtttgtgtggtttatagtatggaaggtattgacaacggttattaaacaacaaccgttgtgaaatatgttttaacaacggttgtagaaaacacccgttgttaaataaggtttaacaacgggtttcaaaaataaccgttgttattacttttcactaactttgcgccaattttgcgccaaattattaacaacggttgttaatgtgtgacccgttgttaaaactaataacaacggtttttataaccatacccgttgtaattgattttagtaaaattcgcgccatgcaTTCTACAACGTTTATTGTGATTTTCATGAatattcgttgttaaaggggcgttgtagttgcctggatttgtagtagtgactacttttttttttcatttttttttgctaCTCCTTTGTCTCCTCATCTTTTTGACTTGTTAATTAGTAAATAAATTAAATAGATAATTAAAATGTATAGAAAGTAAATTGATTACTAATCCTatgtggaattaaattaattGCTAGTGACATGTGGAATTAAATTTATTGCTTTTGCCTAGCCTTTTAATTATTTAGTATAGATATGGAGTACTTACTATGTCTTTTTATGCCATATTATCAAAAAAAGCTATCTTTCGGTTAGTTTAAAAAGCAGTTTTTATCTAATCGAATAACTGATTGGTTCCGAATTTTCAGTTATCTTTTCAGCTCGTTTTTTAGGTTTCAGTTAATTTTTATAATGAAATATGAGATATAGTAAATGAATAATGTGTATTGACattaatataccatataattagttacatagTGTATTTTGAGTGTGTAGTACCTACTATTTCGTAATGTTTAAATTACTTGGATATATGCTGGTGATATATATGAAATTTTGTAGTAGATGAAATTAAGTGATACTACTAATGCGTGAGTCTTGAACCGATCTTCCATTCATCATATGAATAACACTATGAGTTGTTCCATTGTTACACAAAAGCTTTAGTTGTTTAATCCCCTAAATTCTACTTCAGTTTTTCTCGGTTTTATTCCTCCATCTAATGATCTTCACATTCTTATAGAAAGTCAATTAGCTAaacaaaaatagtaacatataCATATTAGTGAAATGTTTTATGTATTGATAACTTGAATGTATATGGAGGCATTTATGCTTATGATTTCTATACATACACTCCAATGATTATTTAgtgattatattttgaagaaatcGTAATTTATACTTCGTGTAATTACGTAAGATTACACTACATGATCTTAACATAACACTTTAATAAATAAATTCGTCTTTTATCCGCCAGCATCTTGAATTTTGATGCGAGAATACAAACTAAAAATGTATGAGACCATAACTGGGGGAAAATAAATGCGATAACTTGAACTATAATGAATTTCTATTATCTATTTGATAATTTTAATCTatttatattaggataattttattaaaatatatttgttctacttatattagaataatattattaaaatctgtTTTAAACACTAATTagaataattttatttatttaattttttttcgaaatctactcttattaggatttttaaaaaagttggagtctctaatatcactcgaaaagtttctgctttatatatactagtatagatcccgcacaAATGCGCGGTTTTGTAGATAGGCATATTAgagaaaataataattatattaatagtaTTTAACTCCAGTTCACACTTAATTATAACATTTAAATTAGTAATGTTTTGTATTAAAAGGTAAAAAAGAGCAAGTTCAAAACTTTTAATCCGTATAAGAATGACAATTTTACTCGAACTATTTTGTtaactttgtttttaaaaaaaaatattgttatTATATCATTATATCCACTAAAGGCGTAATATAACTGTTAAGTAATTATTGTAGCTATAAAATTTAAATTAGTAATGTTTTGTATTAAAAGGTAAAAAAGAGCAAGTTCAAAACTTTTAATCCGTATAAGAATGACAGTTTTACTCGAACTATTTTGttaactttgttttaaaaaaaaatattgttatTATATCATTATATCCACTAAAAGCGTAATATAACTGTTAAGTAATTATTGTAGCCATCAAGtttagttttaaaaataataataatagtaaaatattgCTTTGACATCATGCTTATAATCGGTACAATTTCATTTATGTAACAAAATAAGAATATTCTATTAATATGTCTAATCAAATTGAAAAAATGTTACTCCTTTTAAATGGGCtagaattatatatttattacTCCGTATATGAAATTAAACATTATGGCCCAATTTTAGATATGACAAAATGAAGCCCAATTGTAGAGTAGTTTTCATTTAGGCGGAAAAATATTagagatctcttattcttttagtataagggggatgtATTGATTGATTTTTCTCACGGGCAGAGATCGTTCGATCACATGTAATCCAGAAGACCAGAACTATGGTCTCCACTTGTTTAATTTGTCCTTATGAACATATATCTTGGATTCATGGAGGTGTATATTATTATTGAAACCATGTTCCTtcatccgggtttgaataagatgacgaaaacccgcaaatattgattataagggatttaagtcggatttaaagacGATAAACTATTATGAATTATGTAttttttgataacttataccttgaataactcacttttttaaaacttatacctaagataactttccttaaaatcttatacctaaaataatatttttttccaaacttgataccaaatctcAAAAAAAGCACCGAATTGACGATCTTGTCCTTACTAATTAAACACCATCATCCTTTTCCCGCCTATTAATCCACACATCCACGATTACCACCACTAAAACCCATCAAATTAATAAGGGCAAAATCGTCAATTTAAGGCATTTTTTAaagatttggtatcaagtttgtaagaaaatgttattttaggtataagattttaaagaaaattatcttaggtataagatttgtaCAAACgagttattcaaggtataagttatcaaaaaacccttaTAATTATTATGCGAAtgaaatatgaagaaaataagaaaagacggaacaaaagagacgaattaacaaagaacaaaggaggaagaagaaaggcGAAAATCGCCGCACCtcgaaagaggcgcagcagaagctgCGACCCTTTAAGAGGCGCAACAATTGccgcgtttcttctcgacgtctgtcttctgttaatccgtaaaaataggtttgacaaagggttttataaatcggttttaaacatatttttgacgtaaaccttacattaatcgatacaataataaaatacaaaaatgaaatatgggatttacaccctcagatttacatgtttgacgaaacgagattaactaagttaacgattagtgattgctcgactcgaatgtatgatgaaagtgtctcgttagaggatttaaattagattgatttgattaattgaagtagagttggtcaaattggtcggtcatgcaacgagactggtactcagaaggatccgagcttaattacgtggtcgattgatcaagtacgtagacgtcaataagcttagagcacggtcttagaatgcaaagggagaagagaaaggcgcacactcgcgtgagaaataagGGGAacaaaggtccctatttatactaatcacacggaggaattatggtatgaccaaactttggaaacaaatctcgaaaagatatgaaaatatGCGAGAAAagggttggggaagaggcgcaaagcagtgCTACGTCCTTTCCCCgtgtttcctcctgcggaagaaagattttcgcgtttatttatggaattgcggtagatctcaactttcTTATTATTTTAAAATAAGATTTCgagatatattttgccaaaaggtgaaaagattaaaattatggaatagaaatatcgggAAATATTTCGAACATTCTCGACTTTCGGCATTTTAaatggtttattagaaaatgaagacagcTTTTGACaaggactccaaatgaactctaattcatcacaaacgaccgtaatggcgcgtagatgacgaccaaggattaaacacaagtatttgagttattacttgacgataaacttacaaagtgtcataaatcgttccgtgtaccaaacatgcggctcaataATCACCGGGCGGCTTGCGGTagatgcagaaatgaggtatctacacaaacCTTTTGGTATGTGACCAAAGGGTCGTTTGACCTTCCCATGTTTGCACACAAATGAACACTCTTCTaaaaagtgaaagaaaaaaaCAAGTTCTGTAAAGGTCTTAAATGAGTTTGTTTATTGGAGAAGGAACATGTGAAACAAACAAAAGAGACAACCTTTGAGTGAACAAATTTGGAAAGGGACAAGCTTGGTTTTCATAAACCAAGGGAAAGGTCTTTTGCTAATTTGAGTAAAACCTTTTAGGATATTTAAATGACATATTGTTTTCTTTAATTTAAATTAAACACAACTTGAAAATAATCAGAGATCGATGTATTTGTTCAAACAAAGACATTTGAAAATTAAAATGGAAAAATTCATTTATGTGATACAGGTATGAGTAACAGTCATACTCACTATAACCAGACCGATGAGCAACTGTTGCTTGATCTTTATAtcaaatcaaaggtaaacaatgaTCCGAACATAGGAAATATTAATAGAGTTGCATTAATAATTGCCAGTTTCTTAATAAAGCACATAAATTATTGTAAGCATTTATCTATATTTTGATAAAAAATCTAGATAGATCCTTAAAAAGAAAACAAATAGATATAAATATTGCCATTTTACATAGAAAAATACATGTGCTTCTAACACTTATTCCGTAGTCTAAATTATGAGACGATGATAGTAAAATTCAGTAGTTGATACTAAcgcactatatatatatatattagtggCGCCAGATTAATTACTATCCTTATATTACTGCAATACTTCATATGGCCTCCGCTATAAGCTTCATCCACGATCTTCCGGATTCAATACTAGCGTCTTGGTCAATAAACTGATTCTGAAGTTTGTGTATCACGTCCTCATTGACCTGGAATGCTTTTGTAAGAACGTCACTAAAAATAGTTGGTGCAGTCCCGAACATGGCATTAGGAATATTAATTCGACCCGGATTTTGGCTACCAAAGCCGGCTACAGCCAACGCATCTGTCTTACCAATATTCAATTGAAAGTGTATTAAACCTTGAGGGAAAACCACGATGTCTCCCTTTTTAACGATGGCATCGTATAGCTTGTTGTTAGTTGTCACAAACCCGACGTATAGGGTCCCCTCTAAAACCGCAAAAATCTCCGAGCCGAGAGGGTGTATATGAGGCCCGTTTAGACCGAACGGGGCAATGTCGATTCGGCCTATGGCTATACCTAGAGTGTTTAGCGCTGGAAATAAAGCGTCGTTGATTAAATGTGCCGTTGCTCCTAGTGTGTTACTTGTGTTTCCGCGTATGTCAAACCCTTTGTACAAGAAATCTTGCATGGTCACGTCCTTGGGATTCTTGCAAAATTTTCCATTGACAAACACTGAAAAATAAATGAAACCAAGTTAGTATTAATAATGTTTTTTGACATGGTAATTATATTCAGGCTATAATTTTTAATTACTTAGGGTTTATAAGTCTTATTGTATGAACATATACATTCTCCGTAGTCCATACTAGTCATATTTTTCGTTAACTTTCCAAAACATTATGAAGTAAAAGTTTATATAGATGGAAAGTCAAATGAAGCGTAAATTCTCATTTTTAGACGCCATTTTCGTATGAAGCAAGGATTCGACGGACTATATGTATATATGACCATTTAAAAGTCCCTAAAATAGTCACTTTTTTCCCTAAAAGAGTGACCATTTGTAAATGGACACATATAGTAGTACGTCCATCCTGAAGTTTTCAAACGAAAATAACCGTATAAAAGAAGACCTATCAATATCAAGCGTGCATTCATGAAAATATTACTCCCGTAGTTTAATAATAATGAAAGAACAGGGCATGCACCTGAGGAATTATAATCGTCAGCACCAACACAAAAGTCCTGAAGAGGAGAAGGATCAGCTCCATTAACAACGTGAATAAAACTAACAAACGCCATGCAAAAACCAATCATGGCTAACATTATTGTATTCTTCTCcatattaaattattattatgttaatataaaataaaataagttgTTGTGATTATTAGTTCAGAAGGAGACTCATTTTTATAGTGGCAAGTTCCCTTACTTAAGAGGTAACCAACCACCAAATTTTGTACaactatcattattatcatttgtATCATTTGTGCAACTATCGTTATTATTATCACTGTATCATTTGTACGTCTAAAACGtgaatcacaaaatctcatttgtgacggcacgtatccgtcattttggagtgacggataccatttttcctcacaaatgacccaaatagaggagagagggaaacacatgggggtgcccccaccttgtcccccctattcgttttgtgggtgacattatccgtcacttatctcatttgtgacggcatttgtatcatttgtatgtgtCTAAAACGTGAATTGCCTGCACCTTTGTTTGCTTATGTTTATGGGAGATTTTTTTTTATCTCGGACTTTTCTCAACCACCCCTGTTAATCTGTTATTATTAGCGGAGATTAATTTTTTGGTTGGGAGCTCCAGGCCGTATGATAGTTGGGGACCGGACCGTACCCTACGAATTACCACTTATtcacattaaaattaaaataaattattcGTACTATTTTCTTCTTTTCAAAAAGTCGAAACTTTGTAGGTATTTTATGATCAAATGTAACCACAATGGTCCAGCTAGCTAGTTTTACAACTTATGATAACTTGTTTTccaaaaatggtcacatttgacTGTAAAATGGTCTCAAAATGCCATTTTTTTATAAAATACCAAAATGGTTCATCTTAAGAAGACCAACTCTAAACTTAATTATGGTAAATATGAGTTTTAACTCTATTTTGTCATGATATATTCTTAACAAATTTTCCCTACTTAACTTCTTatcatgtgccctaagggcacatgttagaaaatccgtTGTTTTATAGTGGAGTCAATTTTTACAACATTATTATGAATAAGAGGTATTCGCCATTCATATTAACCTGCCAAGAAAGATTGTCATATTTATAGCGAACGGTTAATGCCCAGGGGCGAATCTATAAGGGTGATGGGGGTGAACTCTCACCCCCATCTTATCTATATAAAagcagaagacaatactcatcagagagcgcgccacgtcattaatacattttcattttcatttttttttcgaaaatagagattatGGTGGGACCCATGTGTGTGCAACGTATTTAATTACTAAGATATCCGTCTTTCAAAGCATGTGCTTAAATCCGTCTCGCAACAAATTATATAAAGTCATCTTACGGAAAActtcttcaaattaatattatgataaaattttatacattccgtgttaAGGTTACATTAATATCGTCATGGTTAAACGCTTCGCTTGTGCAATCTGCAAATAAGTCCATAATAAAATTCCGAAATTAAAAAATCAGAAAATAACGACGGGTGACGTAATCAGAGATGCCGTGAAAGAAAAATCTCCTCCGAAACCCGAACTtgcaattaattaaaaaaaattacaattcaGAATAGGAATAACAGGCAACATTCATGCAAAATACTCCGTAGAATATTAGTTTACATAACGAACATGTGAGTCAGGTCGGGTCAGAGCCATGTAGGTTGGGCCGGGTCGTGTCAGGCCCATATGCAGTAGGGTTAGGTCTTAGACTAGGGTTAGGTCAGATTCATTAGGATCGAGTCGGGTTGGGTTAAATCAAGTGTTTCGGGACAAGTAAAACtgaatattatttaattttataaaacaaattaaaaaaaataacattTTTTAATGATTTCAATCAAATAAAATTAGAAGTAATATAGCCAATTTAtttaaatgaattaattaaaacgtCCACATGTGAAAAAATTCAATAATTACTAATCATCAATGTCACCTAGATCTGTTTATTGTGTGCATTAAAATTGACAGAGAAATTAAAACAAGTCACAAAATTTGTTATAAATTACCAATCAACAATAATACATCAGATCTGATTATTGAAAGCGTTAATCCacaaaattaaaaaatttataattttttttgttttaaattaacaataaaattgaaatgtatatgtatataataGATATACGAAGTTTTCTACTTAAAATGACATATATTATAAAAAAATGCACGAAAAGTTTATATAATGGAAAGAAAACAAGACCATATTTTGAAGGTGATATGTCTGAAATATACATTGCATATAGGACTCATTCGTAATTTTCACCTAAAGTGATGGAAAATTTACGGATCATTAATAGCATGTCATTAAAGATTTTACAATTCATCTGGATGTGTGATTaaaaaacttaatgattacaaATATTAACACtaatcataaataattaaactttattgtttttattgtaaaatcgcatacaattttaaacaaaaatacAACTAAATTACTTTGCATGTTATTAAGAATAAAAAAAAGGTCGAGTAAAAGATTGTACCGTCATCCTCTTCATCTCGATTTTCTTTGTGTTTGTCATCATCATGTTACACGATCAAATATATGGTTTGCGATTGGTGAATAAATTCCGATTATAAGATCAGGTGTgtactataaaattcattttcttTTTGTGTATTATAAAATTGATCCAGGATGAGGAAGGCGGAATTAGAGATGGAATTAAAGAGGGAGGCAGAGTTAAAGAGAGAGAGGATAAGGGAGGCGGACTTAGAGAGATAGGGCCTAGGGGGCGAGGGAGGCGGTGTTAGATTAGGGTTAGGAATTTAGAGAGTGTTGGGAGAGGATGAGTGTATATTACAATGAGTTTATTAGTGTTGGGTCAATTTGAGTATGGGCTggtttctttctttatttttttgtttgt is a window encoding:
- the LOC141649125 gene encoding putative germin-like protein 2-1; the protein is MEKNTIMLAMIGFCMAFVSFIHVVNGADPSPLQDFCVGADDYNSSVFVNGKFCKNPKDVTMQDFLYKGFDIRGNTSNTLGATAHLINDALFPALNTLGIAIGRIDIAPFGLNGPHIHPLGSEIFAVLEGTLYVGFVTTNNKLYDAIVKKGDIVVFPQGLIHFQLNIGKTDALAVAGFGSQNPGRINIPNAMFGTAPTIFSDVLTKAFQVNEDVIHKLQNQFIDQDASIESGRSWMKLIAEAI